From a region of the Candidatus Schekmanbacteria bacterium genome:
- a CDS encoding heat-inducible transcriptional repressor HrcA: FRGYSLIEIKLSLENMLLKEKEKFDRIINKAMAMCKVAFDKDESADIYYHGTSNILEKPDFTDIEELKLLLKAFEEKSAILKLLNKCLQEKGVAIYIGAESSIEKMEDISVIASTYSTGEKTLGTLGIVGPKRMDYSELIPLVALTAKLITNHFSRI; encoded by the coding sequence CTTTTAGAGGTTATAGCCTTATAGAAATAAAATTATCTCTTGAAAATATGCTTTTAAAAGAAAAAGAAAAATTTGACAGGATAATTAACAAAGCTATGGCTATGTGCAAAGTTGCTTTCGATAAAGATGAGAGTGCGGACATTTATTATCACGGCACTTCAAACATATTGGAAAAACCAGATTTTACAGATATCGAGGAGCTGAAGCTTCTTCTAAAGGCATTTGAAGAAAAAAGCGCTATTCTGAAACTTCTAAACAAGTGTCTCCAAGAAAAGGGGGTTGCAATTTACATTGGAGCAGAATCTTCTATCGAAAAAATGGAGGATATAAGCGTAATTGCTTCAACCTATTCAACAGGTGAAAAAACTTTGGGAACATTAGGTATTGTGGGACCTAAAAGGATGGATTATTCTGAGCTTATACCCCTTGTTGCGCTGACTGCAAAATTAATAACCAATCATTTCAGTAGGATATAA